The DNA sequence TGCTGATGCTGCTGAGGGAAACGACCAGGAGAGGAAGGTGATGGAGAaagggaagaagaaaaagaagtggTGGAGGTTGTCTTCTTTGTTTGGAGCTGTGAAGAAACATCTGAAGCGCAGCTTGAACCCAGTTCAGGGTGAAGAAGAGCTGCAGCAAGAGCAAGAGCAGAGTGAGGGAGTGAAGAACCAGAAAGAACAGAAAGCCAGATACAGTGATGGTAAATGACATTACCATGACCAGTCATCATTCATACCTACACATCCATTACTAGGACATTCATTAATCAATCAATTGAATCATTCTAGTTTTAAATTATAGATAATAATAGCTTTTAAGTATCTTGTTTGGTCTCTAATTGGTCTAATTTGGTCTAATTTTTAAGGTTTCCTCAATGAAGAAttgataaaatgtgttaaatcggaaattttaaatgaataaaatccaCATCAACACATATAAATCAACTTCAAAATGGATTAAGGTCATGATCAGATCTTTCAtccaggaaatgtaaaaataaatagtttttgtaattttatatgcACATAGTTTAGGGGTGACAAATAATAACATGAACATATTCAGTGTAGTCTCTACTGATGAAAATATTATCACTAAATCTGTAATTTAAGATTGTATATAAAATCAAATGGAATAATAActataacaaatgtttaaaactgCAGTTGTTTTATCTTGTAACAGACTTCATTTCCAGCCactaccagctgggtgatctgCTGGGTGAAGGTGGATTTGGTTCTGTGTATGAGGCGAGACGTTTGGAGGATGACCTTAAAGTAAGTGAAAACTTGATGAAAACTTATCTAGCGAAGTGATTTTGCCCCGTCTCATCTTTATACTTCTGTGATGTCATGCTATTGTTTGCAAGGCCTCTCAGTGTATCTTTTTGTCCTGGTTGGACTTaaattcaattcaactttacaaaACTTGTCTGTTTAGATTTAATGGTGGCCTCTTCACAAGttaattgtttgttttcttgttcAGGTGGCGGTCAAATATGTTAATAAGACCAAAAACTACAGGGAAAGTTTATACATTGTAAGTAAGATGCACTCTCTCTGTTCTCCTCTCACTAACTAGTAGGAAAACTGGACTAAGTGGACTTATTTGGAAAACAACTTCTATCTTACCAACGTCTTTTTTTTAGCCTGGATATCAGCAACTTGTTCCACTGGAGATCGCCCTCACAATCCTGGCAAATAAAGGCCCCAGAGTGCCAGAGATCATCCAGCTGCTGGACTGGAAGGACTACGATGACCATTTCGTCATGATTCTTGAATGTCCCTCTCCTTGCGAGACTTTGGAAGACTTTGTGGGGCGTCAGGGTGGAAGTCTCAACGAGAGCGTAGCACGGCGAGTCATGATGCAGGTGGCTCAGGCTGCGAACGTGTGCTGCCAGCGCCAAGTGTTCCACCGTGACATCAAACTGAACAACCTTCTCATCAACAACCAGACACTTGAAGTCAAACTAATTGACTTTGGGTGTGGGGACATTCTGAGGACAACAGTCTACATGTCATACTCTGGTATGTACTGTATCTAAAAGCTACAACTCTAGTGGCGTGAGTCACCAAAACAACAAGAAGCACccgatatatatacagtagaattACGACACTGTTACAGTCATGGATCTCGTCACTGTTGTGAACCTGTTGCGCATCTAACAAAATCTTTTTCTTCCAGGCACAGCAACATACTCCCCTCCTGAGTTTCACATAAAGGGAAAGTACCACGGCAAGCCTGCGACGGTTTGGTCACTGGGGGTTCTGTTATTTAAAATAGTGGCTGGTTATTATCCAAGTTTCTTAGATCTGCACATACTCAAACTGAACCTCTGGTCCAAAACTGGTCTGTCAAACAGTAAAAGTTCAGttatcattttaaatacaaaacaggGACAAGTGGCTTTCTGAAAGATGGCGTTAGAAAATGCATGAAGTTGCCTGAACTAAGTTTAAGGTAATATTCAGATGTCCCTCTCATCtttctgcacagaatgatcaccttaaaataattttacatatttaaaatttttcttttcaaatttacattttcaaatcaagTTTTCTTGCTTTTATTATTAGATAGGTTGTATGTTTTACcttataaaatgtcatttgtaGTGTATTTTTACACATGTAATAATggtgagtgtgatttcaccaagtacaacatgttcctggatcaacatccttgttgattctggaacaacattccaatcaaccaatcagaattgagatataacttttcaggaaatatctgttttaggcttaaaatcagggttaggtgcttctacactcttgttaatcatcATTTCCAACTGAtttaaggaataaattatgggtagggttaggtttaggggtagggattgggctaaaggtacaatttgtaagatatttgcagtaaaatatccaaaaaacaaTAGGCTAGTGTTATACATTTTGTCCAgttgattactaacaatatctctaatgttttcaactacttgtaaatcatgagaaaattcccattttaaacagtgacacggggcagtgcagtcgcagTTACTAATGTCAATGACATtggttaccctttgttaccacctttactgacgtagaaaccacatgacaacagtgttgtggACAAATGCGCAAGTAGCTTcgcaacaaacttcaactagaaagagatgccgatctcgcttgtgttttactcgacaggtgagttggtttgatttgtatctttacagaaaatgtatgctattataacgatcaacaagattagtatgatggggcatacacgccaaacgtggAACATCGTGtttctagacccgcgcgaggacgcgtatgtaatctacttgcccaaatcgttgaactcgtgttaaatgcatgatttatctttccgtctgattgatggccgtcagcggttgggtagaagacaacaaatcccatcattccacgttcctttttagcgtcatcaaaccacgcgattgttattgttttgatagtgcgccatcttgtggcaggtcctacaaccgttacctttaagtctatatttttggacaataatgttgatccaggatcaacaaaagatgtggatccaggaacatgtcttggcaaaatcacggtgaccatttaataatattgtatttatttctgttttgtttcaggTCACCACATAAGACCACCTCAGAAGTTGTTGTATCTTCAGCTCTCCAATGGTTCCTGCAATAGTTGCACCAGTATCAGAGGCCCAGTCTACGACCATGTCTATCCTGTGCAGTTCAAAATGTCCCAGAAAAGTAGTTTAAACCtagaatatatattaattttagggctgggcaagttaatgcAATATTAACGCGTTATTATCGTATTATTGCATTAGATGATTAACGCCAACAATTATTTTATCGCCcattaatagtttttgttattatgaaagtccattgctcactggctctgaatacacatacagtcaaagcatgggtcacaggaggggtgggATGTTGATTAGTACTGGCTTGGGATGGGTGTCATCACACGTCTCAACCAATGAGAGCATTTGTGGTGGGCCTAAGACTGCCGCAGCTCACATGAAGTGCTCAGGACTTCATAAGTTTGAAACACAAAGTTTCCGTTAACATGTAAAGgcagcagagaagcgctctcgcTCAGCTCAGTGGAGTGCATCGATTTGTTTTGAGTCTTTTGTGAAGCGGTAAAACACGGCCCTCTCACAATACACAGAAATCAGCTGAAATCATCCGTGAAGCAGTTTTCTGTGTAGCATATCTGCACATCATCTGAGTAGAagtttaatatattgtgtatatttatttttcttatttttggcaCAGTTTATAAAGAGTATGCCAGACCTACAATTCACTGCTTTTTGTATGTTATATAActtttatatgaaaaataaaatcttgaatcttgaatatattgctttacagatctatcacaTTTGCTGCTCAGAAATGTTCACGCTATCACGCtgcatgtgttagaagttttgcGGTCCGCTCACACTACATGTGCACTGCACCCGagcccaactgaaccgtgctctgacccacctcttccaactgagCCGGGGCCAGCTAAACGAACCGCGGCACagagcgatcacactagtcaaacgaaccgggcATGATTAAGATTACCTAGTGTGATACAACCTTTTTCTCCCGCATCCCGCAGACACGAGTCTCTACTCGCCCATCAAGTGTCCCGCACTGCACTCGATAGTGCAGGTCTCCAATCTGAAGGCGTCTGTTATAATCTTATGATGGAGGCTCTGAACTCTGAGCATAACTttattttctataacaaactataaaatatttttaaataaagtaaaaaaaaaaaaaaacaataatgtaaaaCCACAGACTGCAACACACTGTAAAATACCATCTGAACATGTTAAAAGCTATAGACACCAGGAGAAATAAACAACTTGATTCATATAATACACTATAGGCTATATCAGATACATAAAGAcagcacgcacatacacacacacacacacatgcacagagagagagagaaagaaatcctGATTTGGAAGAAGCCTGCagacaaatgaaaatgtaaactaGCCACAAGTTATTAAAGCAAAAGTCATgcctttattagtattttatataaaatatatttattgaattgtCATTAAACTGGACAATACATACATACTCCTGTGAAAGTAATGCATCGGATTTGTTGtgcaatacatttttgtatataaaatcgATTGAAACACTGAGACACTGTGTTTATATATGCACTTTATATTAGGGTGACCAGATGTCCCCGTTCAAAACAACCTGCGAATACACTGGAAAAGCTAGACCAATTTAGCCAGCTGGCTATCATATGATTGCAACTATTGCGATTACTTGGTCGCAACATGCAAGCCGTTACTGTAGCCATGAAAAGCTTGGACAAGAGCATAGCGCTATTATCATCAGTTATCAAAAGAGACTGCATTATATACatatttgtcacagtgtctgggttgtgttctctggggttccactagatgtcctcctttctcacagtgtctgtcaccttatcacttcctgttcccttatttggtcaccttcctccttgttgagtaattgattgttccccacctgtctcctgttccctcattatccttctgtgtatttatacccggtctgtctgagtctgtgttacggag is a window from the Carassius carassius chromosome 13, fCarCar2.1, whole genome shotgun sequence genome containing:
- the LOC132155495 gene encoding serine/threonine-protein kinase pim-2-like — its product is MFQRPCRVHPLTESQVCDLNTPPNPSSSTEEQHPHESTADAAEGNDQERKVMEKGKKKKKWWRLSSLFGAVKKHLKRSLNPVQGEEELQQEQEQSEGVKNQKEQKARYSDDFISSHYQLGDLLGEGGFGSVYEARRLEDDLKVAVKYVNKTKNYRESLYIPGYQQLVPLEIALTILANKGPRVPEIIQLLDWKDYDDHFVMILECPSPCETLEDFVGRQGGSLNESVARRVMMQVAQAANVCCQRQVFHRDIKLNNLLINNQTLEVKLIDFGCGDILRTTVYMSYSGTATYSPPEFHIKGKYHGKPATVWSLGVLLFKIVAGYYPSFLDLHILKLNLWSKTGLSNNTSLYSPIKCPALHSIVQVSNLKASVIIL